From a region of the Polynucleobacter corsicus genome:
- a CDS encoding methionyl-tRNA formyltransferase: MRVALIGSADFGKAALEAFLDRGDEVVAVFCPPDNPKSTKPEVLKEAAIAKGLMPLQFASLKGPEAAQAMMDSKADICVMAYVLQFVPQELCKIPKHGTIQYHPSLLPKYRGPSAINWAIALGEDKTGLTIFRPSDGLDEGEVILQKEVVITSDDTLGKVYFDKLFPLGVQALLEAADLVVANQHQEVVQDESLANYEGWFGIDAAQIHWATHINQIYNLIRASNPAPGAWTKFGEQKVQIYDCQKHVVATFGAVKGKPGEITQITLDSFFVACHGGQIEVLKAKGAAGKVTGAELAKELNLEVGQFFSL, from the coding sequence ATGCGGGTTGCGCTGATTGGTAGTGCTGATTTTGGTAAGGCAGCCTTAGAGGCTTTTTTGGATCGTGGCGATGAAGTTGTTGCCGTATTTTGTCCGCCAGATAATCCTAAATCGACTAAACCTGAAGTGCTGAAAGAGGCTGCTATTGCAAAGGGTTTAATGCCCTTGCAATTTGCTTCTCTCAAGGGCCCCGAAGCAGCGCAAGCGATGATGGATAGCAAGGCTGATATCTGCGTCATGGCTTATGTACTGCAGTTTGTGCCACAAGAGCTTTGTAAGATACCAAAGCACGGCACGATTCAATATCACCCATCACTCCTGCCGAAATATCGCGGTCCAAGCGCTATTAACTGGGCGATTGCTTTGGGTGAAGATAAAACTGGCCTCACTATTTTTCGCCCATCTGATGGTTTGGATGAGGGCGAAGTAATTCTGCAAAAAGAAGTGGTAATTACCTCTGATGACACTTTAGGAAAAGTCTACTTTGATAAATTATTTCCATTGGGTGTTCAGGCTTTACTTGAAGCTGCTGATCTCGTGGTCGCCAATCAACATCAAGAAGTTGTTCAAGATGAATCGCTAGCAAACTATGAAGGTTGGTTTGGTATTGATGCAGCTCAAATTCATTGGGCTACGCATATTAATCAAATCTACAACTTGATTCGTGCCTCTAATCCGGCGCCTGGAGCTTGGACTAAATTTGGCGAGCAAAAAGTACAGATCTATGATTGCCAAAAACATGTAGTCGCTACCTTTGGTGCCGTTAAAGGCAAGCCTGGAGAAATCACCCAAATTACTTTGGACTCATTCTTCGTAGCTTGTCATGGTGGACAAATCGAAGTCCTTAAAGCAAAAGGTGCCGCAGGGAAAGTAACAGGTGCTGAATTAGCTAAGGAATTAAATCTAGAAGTAGGTCAGTTTTTCTCGTTGTAG
- the panC gene encoding pantoate--beta-alanine ligase, giving the protein MKIISDIQELRDHLRGQNRASFVPTMGNLHEGHLSLMRLARQHGDPVVASIFVNRLQFGPNEDFDSYPRTMQADIDKLEKEGVYILFAPTERDLYPQPQEYRVDPPQQLGDILEGEFRPGFFKGVCTVVLKLLSCVQPKVAVFGKKDYQQLMIIRQMAKQFALPVDIIPGETIRAEDGLALSSRNGYLSAGERAEAPELQKVLRGVREQVLQLNARNINALSEIEKAAVMQLAGRGWNPDYIAIRQQSDLAPASNESLQAGEPLVILTAAKLGKTRLIDNLEI; this is encoded by the coding sequence GTTGCGCGACCACTTGCGCGGACAAAATCGTGCCTCCTTTGTGCCAACCATGGGCAATCTCCATGAAGGCCACTTATCACTGATGCGTCTTGCTAGGCAACATGGTGATCCAGTAGTCGCCAGCATCTTTGTTAATCGCCTACAGTTTGGTCCGAATGAAGACTTTGATAGCTACCCACGCACCATGCAGGCAGATATTGATAAGCTTGAAAAAGAAGGTGTTTATATTTTGTTTGCGCCCACTGAGCGCGACCTATATCCACAGCCTCAGGAATACCGCGTAGATCCGCCACAGCAACTAGGAGACATTCTTGAGGGTGAATTCCGCCCCGGCTTCTTTAAGGGGGTTTGCACTGTTGTACTCAAGCTGCTATCTTGCGTACAACCCAAAGTAGCAGTCTTTGGAAAAAAAGATTACCAGCAACTGATGATTATTCGTCAGATGGCAAAACAGTTTGCTCTACCGGTTGACATCATCCCAGGAGAGACGATTCGCGCCGAAGATGGACTTGCCCTCTCCTCTCGTAATGGTTACCTCTCCGCTGGAGAGCGTGCAGAAGCCCCTGAATTACAAAAAGTCTTGAGAGGGGTTCGAGAGCAAGTACTACAACTCAATGCACGTAACATCAATGCATTGTCGGAAATTGAAAAAGCTGCAGTCATGCAGTTAGCTGGTCGCGGTTGGAATCCAGACTACATTGCCATACGCCAACAAAGCGATTTAGCGCCCGCCTCAAATGAGAGTCTACAAGCTGGCGAGCCGCTAGTAATTCTGACGGCTGCCAAACTGGGTAAAACACGTCTGATTGATAACTTAGAAATTTAA